A portion of the Pithys albifrons albifrons isolate INPA30051 chromosome 1, PitAlb_v1, whole genome shotgun sequence genome contains these proteins:
- the LOC139680612 gene encoding transforming growth factor beta activator LRRC32-like isoform X1, whose amino-acid sequence MRETLETRTMSLFITFLLAVVSAGTSDWQPPEGTPCDMANSQAFCHNKDLQQIPHELHPSVNKIDLSGNLIQSIPETSLSLYTSLQCLDLSSNQISFITPGAFAHMRNLLEINLANNHLYELAQNGTEGIGLLPRVQVLDLSHNSLYNGMAEHFIQQAPALRFLSLAGNSIIVISHRMFQGSPSLVEIDLQSNIIMEIQEGAFETLVNLSKLNLSMNSITCISDFNLRQLEILDLSRNSIETFHTTESDDEYSLRCLDLSENKLFHFPVFPQVNKLVTLNLSKNLIQLTAESPPNKMNYMENEWLDASFHLDQKQSRNKSSLYLSQLVYLDLSYNEIKSIPDEFFESMLSLHTLNLSKNCLQAFAVSYDSALSSLTVLDLSHNALQSLLLDAGALASLKELYIQNNHLQTLRFDIFSSLPSLSLLHLQSNNISLCSMYSGLARQRLPGEQSGCVSFVSCPALQSLSLADNLLSSLPAYTFHKTPLLVLDLSLNPGLKIELKALSGLERSLQYLYLHGNSLVDLNIDLPCFSHLRHLNLSENQLNWLPKWGSDSPLEVLDLRNNRFSTLQNSNILALENSLRNLYLTGNPLDCCGNIWLSAMIQNNNVQIPNVEHLMCQYTQNFGYQEEMHVGNIRPEDCEKEDLKKINFLVILTFVLVLSVIIIGVGSFFCFRRQNFSPQFKA is encoded by the exons ATGCGAGAAACCCTTGAGACAAG AACCATGAGCCTGTTCATCACCTTCCTGCTGGCAGTGGTGAGCGCGGGGACCTCTGACTGGCAGCCCCCAGAGGGGACCCCCTGTGACATG GCAAACTCCCAGGCATTTTGCCACAACAAAGACCTCCAGCAAATCCCCCATGAGCTCCATCCCAGTGTGAACAAAATAgatctgtctggaaatctgatcCAGAGCATCCCTGAGACATCCTTGTCACTTTACacctccctgcagtgcctggaTTTAAGCTCCAACCAGATAAGCTTCATCACGCCTGGAGCCTTTGCACATATGAGGAACTTGCTGGAGATAAATCTGGCCAACAATCACTTATATGAACTTGCTCAAAACGGCACAGAGGGGATTGGACTCCTTCCCAGGGTGCAGGTGCTGGACCTGTCCCACAACAGCCTGTACAATGGGATGGCTGAGCACTTCATCCAACAGGCCCCAGCACTGCGGTTCCTCTCCCTAGCAGGCAACAGCATCATAGTGATCTCACACAGGATGTTCCAGGGGTCCCCCAGCCTCGTGGAGATAGACCTGCAGAGCAATATCATCATGGAAATACAAGAAGGTGCTTTTGAGACTCTAGTGAACCTTTCCAAACTCAACCTCTCGATGAATTCCATTACCTGCATCTCTGATTTCAATCTCAGGCAGCTGGAGATACTTGACCTCAGCAGAAACAGCATTGAGACCTTCCACACCACAGAATCAGATGATGAATATAGCTTAAGATGTTTGGATCTGAGTGAAAACAAACTGTTTCACTTCCCGGTGTTCCCTCAGGTAAATAAGCTGGTAACTCTGAATTTATCAAAGAATTTAATCCAGCTCACTGCTGAGTCCCCTCCAAATAAAATGAACTACATGGAAAATGAATGGCTAGATGCTTCTTTCCACCTTGATCAGAAGCAAAGTAGAAACAAAAGTTCTCTTTATTTATCCCAGCTTGTATATTTAGACTTAAGTTATAATGAAATCAAATCCATTCCCGATGAGTTCTTTGAATCCATGTTGTCCCTTCACACCCTAAATCTCAGCAAAAACTGTCTGCAGGCGTTTGCAGTGAGCTATGACAGTGCACTGAGCTCCCTCACTGTCCTTGACCTGAGCCACAAtgccctgcagagcctcctCCTCGATGCTGGGGCCTTGGCCAGTTTGAAGGAGCTCTATATTCAAAACAACCATCTTCAAACCCTGCGGTTTGACATCTTCTCAAGCCTCCCCAGCCTCAGCCTGCTCCATCTGCAGAGCAATAACATCAGCCTGTGCAGCATGTACTCAGGGCTGGCCAGGcagaggctgcctggggagcaGAGTGGCTGCGTCTCCTTCGTGAGCTGCCCTGCGCTGCAGTCCCTATCCCTGGCTGACAACTTGCTGAGCAGCCTCCCAGCATACACCTTCCACAAGACTCCTCTGCTTGTCCTGGACCTCTCCCTCAACCCTGGACTGAAAATAGAACTTAAAGCATTATCGGGTCTGGAAAGGTCTCTGCAATATTTGTATTTGCATGGTAATAGCCTGGTAGATTTAAATATTGACTTGCCTTGTTTTAGTCACCTTAGACATTTAAACCTCTCTGAAAATCAGCTGAACTGGCTGCCCAAGTGGGGTAGTGACTCTCCACTGGAAGTTCTGGACCTGCGGAACAACAGGTTCAGTACATTACAGAACAGCAATATTTTGGCATTAGAAAATTCACTTAGAAACTTGTATCTGACTGGGAACCCACTTGACTGCTGTGGGAACATCTGGCTGTCAGCAATGATCCAGAACAACAATGTCCAGATCCCCAACGTGGAGCACTTAATGTGCCAATACACCCAGAACTTCGGGTACCAGGAGGAAATGCACGTGGGGAACATTAGACCAGAAGACTGTGAAAAAGAGGATCTGAAGAAAATCAACTTCCTTGTCATCTTAACATTTGTGTTGGTTTTATCTGTGATCATCATCGGGGTGGGTTCATTCTTTTGCTTCCGCAGGCAGAACTTCAGCCCTCAGTTCAAAGCATAG
- the LOC139680612 gene encoding transforming growth factor beta activator LRRC32-like isoform X2, with protein MSLFITFLLAVVSAGTSDWQPPEGTPCDMANSQAFCHNKDLQQIPHELHPSVNKIDLSGNLIQSIPETSLSLYTSLQCLDLSSNQISFITPGAFAHMRNLLEINLANNHLYELAQNGTEGIGLLPRVQVLDLSHNSLYNGMAEHFIQQAPALRFLSLAGNSIIVISHRMFQGSPSLVEIDLQSNIIMEIQEGAFETLVNLSKLNLSMNSITCISDFNLRQLEILDLSRNSIETFHTTESDDEYSLRCLDLSENKLFHFPVFPQVNKLVTLNLSKNLIQLTAESPPNKMNYMENEWLDASFHLDQKQSRNKSSLYLSQLVYLDLSYNEIKSIPDEFFESMLSLHTLNLSKNCLQAFAVSYDSALSSLTVLDLSHNALQSLLLDAGALASLKELYIQNNHLQTLRFDIFSSLPSLSLLHLQSNNISLCSMYSGLARQRLPGEQSGCVSFVSCPALQSLSLADNLLSSLPAYTFHKTPLLVLDLSLNPGLKIELKALSGLERSLQYLYLHGNSLVDLNIDLPCFSHLRHLNLSENQLNWLPKWGSDSPLEVLDLRNNRFSTLQNSNILALENSLRNLYLTGNPLDCCGNIWLSAMIQNNNVQIPNVEHLMCQYTQNFGYQEEMHVGNIRPEDCEKEDLKKINFLVILTFVLVLSVIIIGVGSFFCFRRQNFSPQFKA; from the exons ATGAGCCTGTTCATCACCTTCCTGCTGGCAGTGGTGAGCGCGGGGACCTCTGACTGGCAGCCCCCAGAGGGGACCCCCTGTGACATG GCAAACTCCCAGGCATTTTGCCACAACAAAGACCTCCAGCAAATCCCCCATGAGCTCCATCCCAGTGTGAACAAAATAgatctgtctggaaatctgatcCAGAGCATCCCTGAGACATCCTTGTCACTTTACacctccctgcagtgcctggaTTTAAGCTCCAACCAGATAAGCTTCATCACGCCTGGAGCCTTTGCACATATGAGGAACTTGCTGGAGATAAATCTGGCCAACAATCACTTATATGAACTTGCTCAAAACGGCACAGAGGGGATTGGACTCCTTCCCAGGGTGCAGGTGCTGGACCTGTCCCACAACAGCCTGTACAATGGGATGGCTGAGCACTTCATCCAACAGGCCCCAGCACTGCGGTTCCTCTCCCTAGCAGGCAACAGCATCATAGTGATCTCACACAGGATGTTCCAGGGGTCCCCCAGCCTCGTGGAGATAGACCTGCAGAGCAATATCATCATGGAAATACAAGAAGGTGCTTTTGAGACTCTAGTGAACCTTTCCAAACTCAACCTCTCGATGAATTCCATTACCTGCATCTCTGATTTCAATCTCAGGCAGCTGGAGATACTTGACCTCAGCAGAAACAGCATTGAGACCTTCCACACCACAGAATCAGATGATGAATATAGCTTAAGATGTTTGGATCTGAGTGAAAACAAACTGTTTCACTTCCCGGTGTTCCCTCAGGTAAATAAGCTGGTAACTCTGAATTTATCAAAGAATTTAATCCAGCTCACTGCTGAGTCCCCTCCAAATAAAATGAACTACATGGAAAATGAATGGCTAGATGCTTCTTTCCACCTTGATCAGAAGCAAAGTAGAAACAAAAGTTCTCTTTATTTATCCCAGCTTGTATATTTAGACTTAAGTTATAATGAAATCAAATCCATTCCCGATGAGTTCTTTGAATCCATGTTGTCCCTTCACACCCTAAATCTCAGCAAAAACTGTCTGCAGGCGTTTGCAGTGAGCTATGACAGTGCACTGAGCTCCCTCACTGTCCTTGACCTGAGCCACAAtgccctgcagagcctcctCCTCGATGCTGGGGCCTTGGCCAGTTTGAAGGAGCTCTATATTCAAAACAACCATCTTCAAACCCTGCGGTTTGACATCTTCTCAAGCCTCCCCAGCCTCAGCCTGCTCCATCTGCAGAGCAATAACATCAGCCTGTGCAGCATGTACTCAGGGCTGGCCAGGcagaggctgcctggggagcaGAGTGGCTGCGTCTCCTTCGTGAGCTGCCCTGCGCTGCAGTCCCTATCCCTGGCTGACAACTTGCTGAGCAGCCTCCCAGCATACACCTTCCACAAGACTCCTCTGCTTGTCCTGGACCTCTCCCTCAACCCTGGACTGAAAATAGAACTTAAAGCATTATCGGGTCTGGAAAGGTCTCTGCAATATTTGTATTTGCATGGTAATAGCCTGGTAGATTTAAATATTGACTTGCCTTGTTTTAGTCACCTTAGACATTTAAACCTCTCTGAAAATCAGCTGAACTGGCTGCCCAAGTGGGGTAGTGACTCTCCACTGGAAGTTCTGGACCTGCGGAACAACAGGTTCAGTACATTACAGAACAGCAATATTTTGGCATTAGAAAATTCACTTAGAAACTTGTATCTGACTGGGAACCCACTTGACTGCTGTGGGAACATCTGGCTGTCAGCAATGATCCAGAACAACAATGTCCAGATCCCCAACGTGGAGCACTTAATGTGCCAATACACCCAGAACTTCGGGTACCAGGAGGAAATGCACGTGGGGAACATTAGACCAGAAGACTGTGAAAAAGAGGATCTGAAGAAAATCAACTTCCTTGTCATCTTAACATTTGTGTTGGTTTTATCTGTGATCATCATCGGGGTGGGTTCATTCTTTTGCTTCCGCAGGCAGAACTTCAGCCCTCAGTTCAAAGCATAG